TGTGTGATTTCCCACACGTATTAGAAGCAGACAGCTCATGGTTTAGCGCTGTGCACCTCCAGGTCCCCGGGCCGCTCACAGCGGAGACCGAATCcaaaaaggcagagaagaaaaaggcCCAAAGGGCtcagagaaaacagagagataaagagcagaaggaggaaaagaggaaacaggagttggaagaagaagaaaagaggaagtttGCATCTTTGACAGATCGGGAAAAGGTaggtaaatgtgtgttttctgatttttagtGTAACTCGTTTGGATATGTGAATTATTTCCTGTGGTTATAGAGAGCTTTGGCAGCAGAGAGGAGGTTGGCAGAGCAAGTTGCTGCAAAAGGAGTTAGCCTCTCTGATGTCAAGTAAGTTTAAAGCAAATGGTTTCATTCAGCTGCAtcagaattatttaaattagGCAAAATGTTAATGATCAGATATTACAAAGCTGTCCTtgaatttggttttgtttttttgtctcgtGTTCTTTCCTATCAACAGGAGGTGCTGGCTGTGTGGAGAATCTCTGCTTGGCAAGATCCCGTTTCACTACCTAGAGTTTTCATTCTGCTCTCCACGCTGTGTTCAAGCACATCGGAAAGCAAATGTTCCCTCAGGCAAGACCTAGCACTCATTTGAAAAACTTTTAATTAGTAGGAAGCGCCCTCATTAAAACTATTTGAGCATTTGGCTCTTTGGGACTCTGTTTAGCGCTTATTTCAAtttaagttggaaaaaaaaatctatatttctAATTAAATCTTGTCAAATTAACTCCAGTAAATAGATGAAGAAACTATGaaagtgtaataaaataaatatacaatgTCTTTCAGTATGTGGTGCTATAACAAATGATGAAAGAAAGTCtataaacaaactaataaactttatatttttccaACGGCTTAATGAAGACAcgacaaaatcattttttggtGAATGttgtataaaaacattcaagGAGCTGATGAACAATTGACAATATATCAAACACAGAAGCACAGGAATGATGCGGAAGAAACAGTTATTTCTCTCGCATCAGATCAGCTGGTCAGAGGTTTGTGTATATAGCTGCTTCAAGCTGTTATCGAGATGAAATGACCGTCGACTGTCAAGATTTTCCAGCGGTGGCGTTGAGCTGAGGCCGATCCATGAAGAAGACCCGCAGGTGTGCCGGGGCCCCCTCCAGCTCCAGCAGCGTGATATTGTTGGGCAGACTGGTGCTGAGCAGAGGCCCAGGAACATACAGAGTCTGCTGAGGGCCCCTGGCTGGCCAGTATCGTCCCAGGTTCACCCCGTTAATCCAAACCTGACCctgatcagaaacaaaaatgagcaCAGCTGATTCATTTATTCTCCTTTTGGAGGcaagttttaaaccaacataAGTCCGTACCTTTGTCCATTCCTTGAGCCTCAGAAAAGTGTCCCTCGCCAGGCCGTTGGGTTGTAAGGTCCCCATGTAGAAGATGGGTCCAACTGAAGGCTCCTTCTGTTGGGAGACGGACTTCTGATTGTCTGAATGAGGCCATCCTCGAGAAATGGCTCCATCAATGTCCAAAGGGTAGATCTTCCAGTCAGTCAGGATGTCTTTACCCAAAATCAAGTTGCTCAACAGGCCCTGAAATCCACAAATAGTTATATACCGGTGTATATATAATAGTTTCACCACCTATAAAAGGACTTTAAGTTATGTCtgagctttttttcttgttctagAGACCTTAAATACCAGCTTAATCTCTAAGATAGGTGATGCTGTTGCCTTGCCTTGTAGTCATTAATTTTGCTGCCGAAGTTAACTCTGCCCATGTTTTCAACCAGGATGTCCAGCGTGTCCCCCTGCTGTCCCGTTACATTCATCACAAGCGCCGTGTCTCTTTGAAGCAGGCCTTGAAAAACCTGTTGATTGACATTTATTAGCATGATTATGAACAACAACACAGGCAAGCTTGGCcttaacctgtttttttttttttgttttttttccctgacctGTAAATCTGAATGGCTGGATAAACAAAACGTTCACAGAAAGCCCTTACCCCATTGACAGACACGTATGCGCGGTCGTGAACCCCATTCAGTGGAGATATAAGTGGCGTGGGCTCGGAGAGGTCCTGGGGCAGCGTAGTCCGATACAGCACATACCCATAGTACTGAACACAATAGACGTGACAGGTTGCAGACACAACAGTCTAGAAGTTTTCCATGTTTCAAGAGATTCACTGTGTCTGTAGTGCTAGGCTCTTCTCTGTTGTTGCCCTCAGACACCATACCTGTTTCACCTCTTCAAACGTCAGAGGATACTCCGACTGGACTGGCCCCAGAGGAGAGATGGTGTTCAACAAACTGCTAATGTTTCCAACCTGTAAAAGTTCATCTGTATTAGACATGCTGAAAACATGCTTGCCATCATCGGTTTTCTGAAATGATTCTACCTTTTTCAGCGTAACAAAGCCATAGGCAAACTTAGGAGTTGCTGGTGGCATGGGCCCAGGGGGAACTTCCCTAAACTAATTAGAAAATTTGATAAATTACCAATCCTAATCAATCAGGACACCACTTTAGGCTGTCCGATCAGTTGTACCTGCTTTATCACATCTCTGATGGCCAACAGCTTCTCTGTGGGGTCTCCTGCCTCGCTCAGCGGGGCGTCATAATCATAACTTGTCACCACTGAGTGGAACCTGGTGTCGTGATCCGCACCTTTTACGAGAGAAGTAAGGAATCATTGGGAAAATATTACACTGCTGGGTTTTTATCTAAATTATGgcatataaaaacataattataatGAAAAGAGATGTATTTACCATTCCAGTAGCCAAAGTTGGTCCCGCCTTCAAACATGTACCTGAGAAGTAAGAAGGGAAAGGAGAATGGGTTCAAGGaaattttgttaataaaatcaaaatgcgACTTTCTGTCCACATACAATATTTATGGCACATTTATCTTGCGTTTTATTTGCCTTTCTCATAAAGTGTCCGAAGAAGACCAACACTGATCAATGATGCTTACGTTCGTTCCCAAGACCTTATAAGGtagaaaatgtccttttaataaaatgtatcaCAAACTCCCCATAAGTGGATCAATCTGAATCTGAAAATGGACCCTAACAAAATCCAGATTTActcttgtttcattgtttgcAATATTTTCAACTGTTTAAAGATGGtgctttttatatatatatatatatccacaTCCTGTGACTGGGCACTGGTAAAGTTATCACTTTATGGACACTGGATCTGCAGACTAATCAGATATGTACAGAGAGGATGAACGGGTGGAAGCTCGAGGTTTCAGGGACACATACATGTTGACGTTGGCCCCCATGGTTAGCATTTCTCCTAGCACTCTGCTGACCTTCTGAGCATCAACCACGGCGTGCTGATCCCCCCAGTGGTCCAACCAGCCCGTGTAGAACTCTGAGTTTACCTGCAACACCATTCAAACCACGTTACATTTACCATCAACGCGTGTTTGAGCGATTGATGGATCCACGTGCAACAAACCAGGGGTCCTCGGGGCTCAAATCGTCTTTGGCGTTTGAAGGCGTCAGATATGTTGTTGtctgaggaaaaacaataagcaattttaaaaaatctaatttttcttGAGTAATACCAAGAAAagataaatgctgttttatccCTAAGACATTGTCACATCAGACCAACCCGCGCCGAAGTCCACCGTGGCGTATAACCCGTCCAGCGTCCCACATGTCATTTCCTTGTCTGTGTTTCCATCGGTGGTGAACAGGACGACGTCCTCACCCAGAAAGAAGCGGAACATCGTTCGCAGGTGGCGCATGTAGTTGTAGTCGCAAGCATAGTAGCTGCCATATTCATTCTCGACCTGATGTTAAGGCAATGCATTAAAACCCGTAACCACAGTCTAAATGATCACAGGTATCCACTCGGCCTCTTACCTGGACGGTGATGATGTTACCCCCGTTGATATAGAGCCACGGTTTGATTTTAGGGAGGAGGACAGCGAGCCAGCTGTTCACTGCCTCCAGGTAATCTGGAACAGAAGAAACAGGAATTAATGGCAAATTCGACGCACGTGAAAGGAGATGTACGAGTGCAGGCACTACCTGTGTCTGCTGAGCGAAGTATGATGTTTGGTTTCTGAAGCAACCATGCTGGTAATCCACcctgaaacatgaatcagagACAATGTTTGTGATTTGTCAGTAAGAGTCAGATCCTGTTATCTCATCAGTACGTCTGTCTTCTATAACTGTGTGAAGTCAACAAGCAACTGGAAGAACTGCCTTGTTTACTTATTTACATGCAAAAAAGTTCAATACCTGTGTACATCAGGGTGCAGTTAGTTATACTAATGGCTTTTCCTGGTCTGGAGGTGTTACATTTACATCTATACTTAGTCTGATCATAAATATTTCATCATCTTTTgaattctgtttaaatgtaatgGAACTGTAAACAAAGATGGAGGAGCTGTACTTCTTCCTTAAGActatttgtattatttgtaCCACTTTATTCGaccagatgcaaaaaaaaaaatgcaaatataatcttTGCTCTGGTAGTTTAACAATGACCAATGCTCAGAACCATGGGCAGGATTAATACTGTATTTTAGCTGAGATTATACCATTGTTTTTGAGGTTTAAAAGGTAATGTGAAGTCTAACTTGGTGGCCTTCAAACAGCTTTAAGGCTTATGATTCAAGTAATGTTAGATATACTGTAAGTAGATTACAGTAATAGATCAATCTCTTTATTTGAGCATTTTTAATTGTAGGATGAAGTTTATTTGGTGAAAACATCTTTGAAGGTTCATGGGAACCTCAATGCTTGGGAACCATGTCAAAATATCAGAGTACGGATGCCACTATGCTATGTTTTAATGTATCAAAtagttgtttttgctcctttgtTAAGGTTCAAATTATCGGACATCTAACAGGTGAACATGTTAGGATTTTAGGATGACAAAAACATCTCGCTGTCATCATGGGAGCCATCACCGACCAGCAGGCGGAAACATTCATAAAGATCCATTTGTGGTCATAAAATCTGCTATAACACATCATAGTATTTGTGCCATGTTATaatctatttttgtcttataaAGGATGCCTTCTTTTGCTTATCAGTTTCCCTCCTTTAGACTGATGTTTAAGTTAATACAGCTTGTTGTACAGTGACACGAACAGACTTTTCACCATTTCCCATTCTGCACAGATGTAGGGTCCAGGACGCAGGATCACCAGAAGGCCCGTCTGGTTGGCCAAGTTTAAAAAGTACTCCAAGTCTCTGTCTCCTGTGAAGTTGTAGACTCCCTGAGCTGCTTCATGGAAGTTCCAAGGCACGTACCTGTTTACACAAAGAGTCCAACGTAAGAAGTTTTTTTTACGGAAAGATACAGCCTTAGTGAGCATGTGTTTCTGGGATGAAGCTGGATGTGTTCAGCTTACACTTGGATGGCGTTGAGTCCAGTCATGTACATCTTCACAAGGCGGTCCTTCCAGTAGTAACGAGGAATTCTGGAGTAATGGATGCTTCCTGAGATGTACTGAAAAGGCTTCCCATCTTTCAGGAAGGAGTTGTTCTTGTAGTCTATGGAAAAATACCTCGATGCAGACGCCTGCAAGAGAGATCACAGAAATTCAAGAGAGGAAATTCTACACCTGAAAGTCTAGATTTtaagtaaaacaggaaaatgctGATCACTGATTGTTGTAAAAAACTCATCATGGTTGCActtaaagataataaaactgcGCCTTCTGCTGGTAGAAAACCCTCAAGAGGAGCAGAAATGATCATGATCAGCTGACTGAACTTTGTTCCTTACCAGATCTCCTCTGAGAGGTGATGAGCAGGCAGAGATCACTGCCGAGAGgagtaaaacagcagcagcagccatgaCTGCTGCCTCTTTTTGGAAGTTTTACCTAAAACACAGACATCCCTGACAGGAAATGTTCTTTTATAGCAGGCTCAGTGCTTCCAGTTTCTCATGCACGTCTGTTTGGTTTACAGAAActccatcctgctgctcacgAGCTCCATCATGTGACTCTCAGCGGTCGAACCCGCAGGGTCCTAAAGCCCGTCCTATTCAAGTCCAACTCAACTCAGGGACATCTTGGACATGTCCTGCTTTAACTGTagtttaaatccattttttaaaatataagtttCCTAATAACAATAACAGATTAAAGCAATTATCTGTGAATATACAGCCCAGAGATCTAGTTAGAAAGTCCTGTTAAATGTGTCTAAAGTGCACTCAAGCATAATCTTTGCTTAATTTGAAATTCTAGTCACATAtaaagttgtctttttgttcgtttatttatttataaattacataaattataCAGAAATTAGTAGCTTTCCCCTATCAGGGTGAGCTGTACCTATACACATCAACACATACCTATGTAATAAATGAAAATCTAACTGTTCAGCTGTGTACCTCAGGGAGCCACTTTATAATGAAATGCTTTCCCAGCACGCTGTTGGTGTTGTGCTCTGCTTTGTGCAGGCTGGGAACAATTCCCTTTCTATTTGGAGAGGTAGAATAACAAAGCGGCCAGTTCAGGAACAGTTTGCTTTAGTCTTCCTAAACACGTAAACTGATCCTAACACTTTGAACAAAAGGGTTTGTTTCTGCTcggcttttttaaatgtttgtggtcTGTTTTGAGGCTTACGCCATCATAATAACCCAATATAAGaatttatttgttataaatatatttgcCTTTCTGTGGACACTAGATGGTGCTCTAATACTTTTAGAGTACAGAATTAGGCCgctttcacatttttaatttattgatgtaatattttaaatttagctccttttagttgcatataaacactttttcctctttagtCACTATATCTGAAAACGTTGATCGCTTTCGAGGATGTGGAGAACATCAGTGAGAGATCAAAGTTGTTCCTGGGATGCATTTGCTTCTGCTGAGTGCACCATTGTGGTTAAAGGGGGCTCTTAAGTGGGAGTGCATTGGATGATGCAGTAACGTCTAATGGGAACAGTAGTTTATCTCTGTCTGACCCGCAAGCACAAAGCAATTTTCCTCCTAATTTGGACTGATAATGCTTACATTTGCCGACTTCCTATAGTTACATATAAATCTCTTTATCACTTCATTTGTCTTTGAAGGAACATTTCCGATCTCATTCTTCATAGCCTAAAAATCTCAAAAGAATTCAATCAGTGTGCTCACACTGGCTAATGACAAGATCTGGAGTGCAGATAGGACTAATGTTCGGGCTTTGTGGCTCATTAGGCCACTGTTCAATGCAGTTTATTGTTCTGGGAACGAGAGCAATGGCATACACTGGTTTGTAATTTGGTTACGAGCACTTTCTTAGGGGCCTGAGGAGAGCGTGCCTATAGCCCATCTTTAAGGCTCTTGAGTTTGTGGAAAATAGATGTTCAAgccacaaaaaggaaaaaaaaaactgagtaatGCACTGAGAGCAATTACAGAGGCACTCCAGCAGAAGTGGAAGAATGACTTAAagaacaacaggaaaacaagaagctgcTTAGCTCTTAATACAGACCCTTTACAATTCacattacttaaaaacaaacaaaattaaaaaacgcTTCATTTAACTTGAACGTTGAAGTCCAGGTTTTAATTCCTACTGTGTGGAGATGCAGAGAAACACCCGAGGGTTGGGCGTCCACTCAGTGAAGTCATTTCTCCGGGGTCTGTAATTAGATTGGACCCTCCCCTCTGTCCCACCACCCCCAGAGTAAACCCTCTTTGTTGTCTCTGGTGGAAGCAGGTGCTTTCACAAACCCTCTGGCCCCCTGATACTCCCACCTTCAACAAGTACAGTCCAGATCATCTGGAGCAGCTGacagttttacataaatgtaAATGCCACTTGTCATGAGGACACCTGCTCAGCTCCTCTCATGAAGACGGGTATAAAGCTGAACGCAATATTTCaaaccttttgaagtggggttctttggaaatgagtaattaatatcttacctgttatagatagcacTTTGAACTCAGGGGCGCCTCCAAGGGGGAGCCAGGGAGGCAACCTTATAAATTTGCTTCTCTAagcttggagaaataaaacacaaataactttttgagtGGGGCTAGGCCCAAAGTAGATTCCTACCAACGTAAAAGAatgcaaatatttcataataAATCATGCACACACTGTTTATTAAACCTTTTCACAACTGTCCGTTTAACATCACGTAGTTATTCTAATATTGTGATCTGAACCTGAAGAGCCTGAGCTTGAACCAGACGTGCTATTTGTGCTGTCAAATAGCCAcagaattaaataattaaataactgGAAATGACCGTGTAAAGTCAGATTGCCGACAGCgtaaaagttttcaaaacagTGGCTTTTATTGTGGTAAGACTAGCCATTAGCGTGCCGGtcctgtcaaaattaaactttctcCAAAAACCGAGGCTGTTTAGGGAGCTAACTCCAAAAGTGGAGGTACTGactgtttttaacctttccacagaaccccacttcaagagATATGAAGTCTTGCTTTAAGCTTGTATGAATGAGTTTACACACAGACGCTTGTGGCTTTTAAAACATCATCATTCCTCTCGGGTGTTCAGGTAGGCATCTCTTATTCATCTCAGTGAATTTTCCATGGATTTAAGCTGCATCTTTTAGTGCCTTTACTGTCTTCATGTTATCactttgacaagaaaaaaagtggaaattTAACACCTCATTATAGCTGATAGCAGTTTTGCACAGTGATAAATCATCCACTGAAGCACCGGCTCTGGTGTTTTCTTCCAAGTCTCACATGAAAAGCTTTTGTTTCGTTCTGTAATCTTATACATTGttagcacattttttatttttacaacacagCGCTACTTTTATAAAGGAGAACTTGTGTCTTGCAGTCAgtgattaaaacagaaatagttTAAGAGTTGCAAAAGTGCAGCTGACTGTACTTGAAACTTGTGAATATGCTATAGAAGGCAATGTTATTAATAAGTGATTACGAAGGAAAACTAAATGCTGAGCAGCCTCTGAGTCTTCTAGTTGAATCATATTCTGAGGGAAGGAACTGGGGAATTCCTTATGAGTTTTCATATCAGTCCTGATCTCAGGATATAGAGAGGAATGTACCTTctctgctttctctgctttctcAGGCTCTGAATGACTGGTGAGTCACTCCCGGGCACAAGCACTAATACTCTGGAATCTGATAGGAATAAGTTCTGAGAagctaaacaataaacaaaaacatgccaGCGCCAGGACAAAAATCTACATTTGCACTTCACGGCTGGTTTAGGGCAGCTGTTGTTTGCATTCTTGGGATGATTTTCTTAAATGATTTAGGCCGTTGTAAAAGAACATATAGGGAACAGAATGCAATCTTAGTGTGGGAGTTTTGTAATCTGAAgctctgtaaacaaacaggaagctgacagTGTGTGGGAGCATGGGAAGAGTGTGAGCTGGCTCCAAGTCTTCGGTCTTAAAAGAAGGTATGGGATGCCTTCAGGGTGCAAATTTGTCTAAAGAGGGCTATTTGTGGTGAGATTTCTTGTGACAATCTTGTGGTAGGACTTTGATTCCAGCGAACCCATCGCAGCTGATGAAACAGTCTTTTATGCTACACGAATCATATGatgaaacaactttttaaaactccCTGGGCCCGACCCctccagttttctttatttgggGATCGAGGCCCAGAGGTGAACTGGTGATCCAAATGAAGTGGGGTTAAGTGGTCGGAAGCAGGGTGACAATTAGGTCCTCGTTCACTTTGCCTCCCTGACTTTTGTCATCTCTTGGCCTTTTTGCAAAACCTCGCTCTCATTTGTCATATTAAAATGTCTCAACAACTATTTGATGATTAAAAGGAAGTTTTTCCTCTCCACTGTCGCCCACTGCCCTGTGCTTGCTCCGGGTGGGGATTGCATTAGAGTGAAGATTTTATTCAATTTGCTGATTTCCTTAgatagaaaaccttttttttttaaataattgccaTTTGTTATTTACTAAATTTGATAGTTTTACATTGTAGTGATCTATTATCGAATTAAACTGAACTGGATGAATGTCTTGGTTCAAACTGTAGTTCTGcttaaaataaacctgttttttttgtatgccCTGAGATGGGTTTTCttaccatccatccatgtcCTACACCTGCTTGGTTCTGCTCATGGCTGCAGGAGGCTGGTGCTTACCTCCAGCCGTCAGCCGGGCAAGAGGCAGAGGAACATCTTGGACAGGTtttcagtccatcacagagccacgTAGAGATAAACAACCAATCATCCACTTACATCTAGCCAGCTGAGAATTGCCAATATTACCTTACATGCATGTCTTTGGACTTTGGTAGGAAACCACAGTAATATGGAGGAAATCCACACATCCaggaggagaacatgcaaactcagCACCACTGTTCAGCCCAGAGTTCTGTTGGAAATTGGCTTCAAATAGATATGCA
This genomic stretch from Kryptolebias marmoratus isolate JLee-2015 linkage group LG6, ASM164957v2, whole genome shotgun sequence harbors:
- the glb1l gene encoding beta-galactosidase-1-like protein, which codes for MAAAAVLLLSAVISACSSPLRGDLASASRYFSIDYKNNSFLKDGKPFQYISGSIHYSRIPRYYWKDRLVKMYMTGLNAIQVYVPWNFHEAAQGVYNFTGDRDLEYFLNLANQTGLLVILRPGPYICAEWEMGGLPAWLLQKPNIILRSADTDYLEAVNSWLAVLLPKIKPWLYINGGNIITVQVENEYGSYYACDYNYMRHLRTMFRFFLGEDVVLFTTDGNTDKEMTCGTLDGLYATVDFGADNNISDAFKRQRRFEPRGPLVNSEFYTGWLDHWGDQHAVVDAQKVSRVLGEMLTMGANVNMYMFEGGTNFGYWNGADHDTRFHSVVTSYDYDAPLSEAGDPTEKLLAIRDVIKQFREVPPGPMPPATPKFAYGFVTLKKVGNISSLLNTISPLGPVQSEYPLTFEEVKQYYGYVLYRTTLPQDLSEPTPLISPLNGVHDRAYVSVNGVFQGLLQRDTALVMNVTGQQGDTLDILVENMGRVNFGSKINDYKGLLSNLILGKDILTDWKIYPLDIDGAISRGWPHSDNQKSVSQQKEPSVGPIFYMGTLQPNGLARDTFLRLKEWTKGQVWINGVNLGRYWPARGPQQTLYVPGPLLSTSLPNNITLLELEGAPAHLRVFFMDRPQLNATAGKS